A genomic segment from Capra hircus breed San Clemente chromosome 7, ASM170441v1, whole genome shotgun sequence encodes:
- the LOC102169951 gene encoding olfactory receptor 7A10-like, translating to MESGNGTQSLNFLLLGLSGESELQPLIFGLFLSMYLITVFGNLLIILVTISDSHLHTPMYFFLSNLSFVDICFTSTTIPKTLWNIQTQSQVITYEGCITQMCFYILFAGLDVFLLTVMAYDRYVAICHPLHYMVIMSPQLCGLLVLISWIVSVMYSLLHSLMVLRLSFCTDLEIPHFFCEIKELVQLAYSDTFLNNMMMQFGAGLLGSGTLTGILYSYSKIVSSLYRISSAQGRCKAFSTCASHLSVVSLFYCTSLGVYLSSAATHSSLSSAAASVMYTVVTPMLNPFIYSLRNKDIKRALKRFFGMETISRSFVLGLKKCT from the coding sequence ATGGAATCAGGAAATGGTACACAGAGCTTgaattttcttcttctgggactttcAGGGGAATCAGAACTGCAGCCCCTCATATTTGGACTTTTCCTCTCCATGTACCTGATCACTGTGTTTGGAAACCTGCTCATCATCCTGGTCACCATCTCTGACTCCCatctccacacccccatgtacttcttcctctctaACCTGTCCTTTGTAGACATCTGCTTCACCTCAACAACCATCCCGAAGACGCTGTGGAACATCCAGACACAGAGCCAAGTTATCACCTATGAAGGCTGTATCACCCAGATGTGTTTTTACATTCTCTTTGCAGGATTAGATGTCTTTCTCCTGACGGTGATGGCTTATGACCGGTATGTGgccatctgtcatcccctgcaCTATATGGTCATCATGAGCCCCCAGCTCTGTGGACTGCTGGTTCTGATATCCTGGATAGTGAGTGTTATGTATTCCTTGTTACACAGCTTAATGGTGCTGAGACTGTCCTTTTGTACAGACTTGGAAATCCCTCACTTTTTTTGTGAAATAAAAGAGCTGGTCCAACTTGCCTATTCTGACACCTTTCTCAATAACATGATGATGCAATTTGGAGCTGGACTCCTGGGTAGTGGTACCCTGACTGGTATCCTTTACTCTTATTCCAAGATAGTGTCCTCTCTATATAGAATCTCTTCAGCTCAGGGGAGGTGTAAAGCATTTTCCACCTGTGCATCTCACCTCTCAGTGGTCTCCTTATTTTATTGTACAAGTTTAGGAGTGTACCTTAGCTCTGCTGCTACCCACAGCTCACTGTCAAGTGCTGCAGCCTCAGTGATGTACACTGTGGTCAcacccatgctgaaccccttcatctacagtctaagaaataaagacataaagaGGGCTCTGAAAAGATTTTTTGGGATGGAAACTATATCAAGGTCATTTGTCCTTGGGCTAAAGAAATGCACATGA